The following coding sequences lie in one Acetomicrobium sp. S15 = DSM 107314 genomic window:
- a CDS encoding glycosyltransferase N-terminal domain-containing protein, with protein MGDVQAAFPLIKAMRSALIGPIILSTVTPTGKAMAQRLCGGM; from the coding sequence ACGTGCAGGCGGCCTTCCCTCTGATTAAAGCGATGCGCTCCGCTCTCATCGGCCCGATAATCCTCTCCACGGTGACTCCCACCGGTAAGGCCATGGCGCAGAGGCTTTGCGGCGGCATGA